GTATTACACTAAATAATAATAAGTCCTAAAAGATGACACgctgtatggttccatttataggATATTCTTGAAAATATCCCATAAACAGAGATAGAGGAGGGAAGGACTGCAAAGGGGCAGCCTGTGGGTGTTTTGGGGGTGATAGAGCTGTTGTGTGTCCTGATTGTGGTGGGGGGTTACACAAATCTAAACACGTGTCAAAATTCAAAGAGCAgtacactaaaaaaaaacaattgtactgtatgttgaaataaattaaaacgcATATTTGCCTCATTATGTTTAAATTATGACATGGTGAGCAACATTGCAGTCCCTAAAAGCACAGGACGTTAGGAGTCTTCTATCGAGCCGCCACCTCCTCCAGCTTTTCAGGAACAGAACCAGTCAGTACCTCCCTCCTCAGGGCCCACTGGGCAAAACCATTGCTTTCTCGGAGGAAACCCAGGGGTCCTAGAGccagtgtctgtgtttgtgtgtggggggtggcgggggggtggCATGTGGGTCCAGCCACAGGACCCACTGAGCAgcagtgcaggcagcatgggcACAGGCCTGCCCAGGAGGGTGTGTGGGCACTGCTCCTCTGGCTTTTCCCATTTTGTGATTCTGAAATGGACGAGGACAGTGAGGTACTGGGCTGCAAATGCAGGATGATCTCCTGGGCTGGCTGGGCCCCTATCTCCACTGAAGtctggccaggctgcagccaaCGCCCCCTCTAAGGTCCAGCAAGGGCGGCCGGAGTGATAGCCCCTCACCCCACAAGGCCAACTGGGCCCTGACTGCCCAGCGGCACTGGATCTGATAagagacccacccccacagccccctcctctctcccaatGACGACCACAGCCTGGACCCCACCCTGGCTCCACATATATAAGGGGACCCTGGGGTCTGAGCACCACGGACGCCAGTTCTCAGCGTGCCCAGCTACCACTCAGCCGCCGCCATGTCTCTGACCAGGGCTGAGAGGACCATCATTGTGTCCATGTGGGCCAAGATCTCCACACAGGCAGACCTCATTGGCACCGAGACCCTGGAGAGGTGAGTGCCAGTTGGACTGGGATGCAGCCTGATAGAGGATAGTGTGGGACAGTGAGGAGGGTCAGTGAGGAGGGGTCAGTGTGGAGGGTCAGTGAGGAGGGGACAGTGAGGAGGGGTCAGTGTGGAGGGGTCAGTCAGGAGGGGACAGTAAGGAGGGTCAGTGAGGAGGGGACAGTGAGGAGGGTCAGTGAGGAGGGGACAGTAAGGAGGGTCAGTGAGGAGGGGACAGTGAGGAGGGGTGAGTAGGAGGGGACAGTGAGGAGGGGACTGTGAGGAGGGGACAGTGAGGAGGGTCAGTGGAGAGGGGTCAGTGAGGAGGGGTGAGTAGGAGGGGTCAGTGAGGAGGGGTCAGTGAGgaagggacagggaggaggggtcaGTGAGGAGGGGTCAGTgaggaggggacagagaggaggggTCAGTGAGGAGGGGACTGTGAGCCTGAGTGGCATTGAGGCAGGAGCACGGGGGTCAGAGGGCAGGAAGAGcagggggacggggagggtgacGACGGTCGACCGTGTCTCTCCCTCCGCGCCCAGCACCCAGGTCTCCACAATCATTGTTGATTGAAGGAGtgagtgaaggaaggaatgaatgactGGAGGACGGGGTGGTGAGGGTGAGGTGGGCCGGGCCATACTGGAGCCGGGATAACAAAGTCAGCAAAACCCATCCtgtctttaaaatgttcatattgggTCAAGGTGCATTTTTTGCCCTAATACATACGTTTTACCCCCGCGTGCAAACGTGACGTGTCCCGGCCCGGCTCGGCCCGCCCGCAGGCTCTTCTCCAGCTACCCCCAGGCCAAGACCTACTTCCCGCACTTCGACCTGCACCCGGGCTCCGCGCAGCTGCGCGCGCACGGCTCCAAAGTGCTGGCCGCCGTGGGAGATGCGGTCAAGAGCATCGACAACGTGGCGGGCGCCCTGTCCAAGCTGAGCGAGCTGCACGCCTACGTGCTGCGCGTGGACCCTGTCAACTTCAAGGTgagcgcggggcggggcccggggtggggcctggggtgggcgcggctccggggcggggcggggtcgcGGCCACACACGCCGCACCCGCCCTGAGCTGCCCTCCTACCCCAGTTCCTGTCCCACTGCCTGCTGGTCACGGTGGCCTCGCACTTCCCCGCCGACTTCACGGCCGACGCGCACGCCGCCTGGGACAAGTTCCTGTCCATCGTGTCCAGCGTCCTGACCGAGAAGTATCGCTGAGGATGCCTCGCGACCCCCAGACAGGATGGGCCCCCGGCTGCTCTAGGGGATCTCCCAGCCCCCCACTTTCTCCGAGACGCGCCAATAAACAAATCAACGTCCACTTAGTCTCTGTGGTCACTGGGGCCACCGAGGGGGCGGCACAGGTGGAGGGGGAATGGCGGGGCTGCCTGGGTCACAGGGGAGGCCTGCGGGGATCCCTGCACTGACCCCGTCTGTCGGAGGGTAGAGGTCAGCTCCCGTGACATGGGGGGCACTCCCTATCTGGCTGAAAGGGTGCCTCTCGGCCTTTACTTTGGGGGGCAGCGCTGGAGCCCACCTGGCCCCTCTGGCTGTCCCTGGGGCCCACTGTGgtactctttctccttcctctagaATTTATGCTATTTCTTGGTTTATGCATGATTTTAGCAAGAGGAGTGTTGAgtgtattcactcattcattcatccacccattcattGTTCCATTAAACAAACGTTTATGAGCACAGGAGACGCCCAAGCACCTTTCTAGGCTGTGGATACAATGGCTAAAATAAGCAAAGCTCCAGGTCACATGGAGCTGACAATCTAGTAGGGGATACacatcacagacatagaaaaggaCAAGGGCTCAACCTTGCTCAtaacaagagaaatgcaaattaacactaaaaataaaacttcactgAGATCCATTTCTCACCCATCTGATGAACAAAAAATTCAAGACTGACCATACTCTGCTGGCAGCCCCTCTAACATGGTGCATGGAAGCACGACATGGATGCACAAAACAACTGGGTTTGTTAGTTTGCTAAATTCTAGAGAACCCAAGAGTCTGTCATCACCCAAGGACAAAATAAACCATGAACATCCACACCACAGAGAACtgggaactgaaaaaaaaaaaaaaaatgaggacaattTCTCCTGATGGGTGTGACGTGATAGCCAggatttaagtgaaaaaaagaaataaatgacaaagtaGACAGGTGTATATATAGTATCATCACTTTTCTGTAAGGAGGGGAAATTCAAGTATGTGTGGGCACACATGTGTGTGAGCAAGTTCATTGACTTGTGTGTGCCCTCATGGGTGTGCATGAGTTTGTgtgtatttgcttatttttgcaaaAGAAGCTGTGGACGGATAAACTGGAAATGATTACAAATTGTAACGGGGGTGAGGATGGCGGGATGCTCCTCTAAGCCTAACTCTCCGCATAGTTTTGATCTTTGAATCATGTAAATATTTTcaatcatcaaaaataaaatttaaaagagcaagaaataaaaccatcaaaatcaaaaactaactgacatggggacttccctggtggtgcaatggataagactccatactcccaacgcagggggcctgggttcgatccctggtcagggaactagatcccacgtatAAGCTGTAACTAAGAGTTCCCATGTCACAACTAACAAGccagcctgccacaactaaggaacccacatgctgcaactaaggagcccacctgccacaaataagaccggtgcaaccaaataaataaatttttttaagtcagaaagagaaagacaaatattgtatgctaactcacatatacggaatctaaaaaaggtactgatgaactcagtgacaagaacaaggacacagaggatggaagatgccttagaggactggggcgggggggggactcgaggggggggagtcaagggagggagggagggaatacggggatatgtgtataaaaacagatgattgaacttggtgtaccccccaaaaaataataaataaataaaattaaaaaacaaaagacaaaaaaaaaataaaaaactaactgAATGAAACTGTGTGAGAATGTACTAAtctaattatcagaaaaaaaattattctgagtgACTCACGCGCACAGTACCTTGGCTGTGCAAAGAATCCCTAACACTCACTCAGGAACTTATTGTCATAACAACACAGATACTGTAagttcataacttttttttttctcttttacttcaaaattctttttataaccttttattttaaaacattttcaaactaTCAAAAAACTGCAAGAATAAGGCAAAGATGGAGAAATAGGAGTGACTGCtagtgggtatggggtttcttttgggagtgatggaaatattctaaaattgtggtgatagttgcacaattctgtgactattttgaaaatgaattgtacactttaagtgggtgaattggATGCAATATGAATTATATCTTGATAAGCCTGTAAAATACAATAAGACAAAACACTcccaaatattcatcaagatTCCCCAGTTGACAACATTCCACACACTTGCCTTCACTTGCTATTTTTCTTCTAAGTCATTTGAGAGTAGAATGCATGCGTGACTCTCTTTAATACCCTCAGTGCCCCTAAACACCTGTGGATTTCCTAAAGTCAATAAGAGCACTCACCTGCATAGCCAGACCACCAAAATTGGGAGGTTAGCATGGCCCCAAATCCCTCAATGAACAGACCTCATGCACACACTGTCCTTTCCAATAATGACCTTTACTGGCCCAGCATCAAACTCTGCATTTAGTCTCCTTCAGCCGGGCTCTTCAGTCTCTCCTTGCATGATCTTAATACCTTCGAGAGCACACGCCTGTTACTTTGTGGAATATCCCTctgtttgggtttgtctgatgtgtCCTCATGATGAGATTT
The genomic region above belongs to Hippopotamus amphibius kiboko isolate mHipAmp2 chromosome 9, mHipAmp2.hap2, whole genome shotgun sequence and contains:
- the LOC130860144 gene encoding hemoglobin subunit zeta, giving the protein MSLTRAERTIIVSMWAKISTQADLIGTETLERLFSSYPQAKTYFPHFDLHPGSAQLRAHGSKVLAAVGDAVKSIDNVAGALSKLSELHAYVLRVDPVNFKFLSHCLLVTVASHFPADFTADAHAAWDKFLSIVSSVLTEKYR